A stretch of Henckelia pumila isolate YLH828 chromosome 4, ASM3356847v2, whole genome shotgun sequence DNA encodes these proteins:
- the LOC140860044 gene encoding protein FAR1-RELATED SEQUENCE 9-like, with the protein MDIIEDEAVRNREELMDLRMSNSLDLNLEHDCRNFNSNTNGVSSAGYSKDKVLKLGMEFVSDEQGYGFYSRYAELVGFIVRKDWVNRSKVHGRVMSRKFTCSRQGHRKKDKRDINVKKHRKETRTGCLAYMVVTRQPNGKYQVTQFEEEHNHDDVDLSKADKLMEFPLCENWESTEVPESDSMKNLETKSKSTLSIQLLGIRLCAPEKFDDLQSETENLYLNTERTRVMKEGDAAQLLYYFQRQHFINPAFFYLVQLDVEDKITNIFWADDNMIIDYGLFGDVVCLDTSSIRNKDSRPFVLFVGLNHHRQVVVFGAALLYDDTVDTFKWLFQTFVETMSGKKPKFILSDQDATIVQAIHALLPETNHFICAWQMYLIALKHLRHLISDHDSFATDFRNCILSHEQEDEFIQAWDSMLEKHGLHQNSWLKWMFREKEKWAATYGRNTFFIESNAKHLVEQMSDKFRSYLSPDLDVLQFLKHFESMVNELKYSEIEAAFQTQRQAPVLMANAVLLKHPSDIYTPKAFEVFQREYEKCLNIIINKSGEQDSKFDYKVRTYGKSKDFSVVYNSLDGTVSCNCLKFEHVGFLCSHALKVLDHHNIKVVPSCYILKRWTNDARMLPVREDYSYSEEDNRKMIATRYKDLCRNIIKISARAAESDPAFEFAARQLDEVMQGVERIFNFKSFENIRGTFASENAPAVVGLDRNDFGHQVANVLQETVETESMVPDTDQLNHYDEQVPSASGGLDVRSSPSRAVLSVASAPSAYISSPIPAPTLSSITQGLYSIEANHGVQRMYQTSNLAISHQPNPNMYEPQAFYSNQHSPTHSHILQESLICNQFQDSMSNGTQLKQVVDDGQLTHSSSFMHYSRRYRAADV; encoded by the exons ATGGATATAATTGAGGACGAGGCTGTCAGGAACCGTGAGGAACTGATGGATCTTAGAATGTCGAATAGCTTGGACTTGAATCTGGAGCACGACTGTCGCAATTTCAACTCGAACACTAATGGAGTTAGCTCGGCTGGTTACTCTAAAGATAAAGTGCTCAAGCTTGGTATGGAGTTTGTTTCGGATGAGCAAGGGTATGGTTTTTACAGTAGGTATGCTGAATTGGTGGGGTTTATTGTGAGAAAAGATTGGGTCAATCGGAGTAAGGTCCATGGTCGGGTGATGTCCAGAAAGTTTACGTGTTCTAGACAAGGTCACCGTAAGAAAGACAAGCGAGATATTAATGTTAAGAAGCATCGTAAGGAGACACGGACTGGTTGTTTGGCATATATGGTTGTAACTCGTCAACCTAATGGTAAGTATCAGGTTACACAATTTGAAGAGGAGCACAATCATGATGATGTCGACCTTAGTAAAGCTGATAAATTAATGGAATTCCCGTTATGTGAAAATTGGGAGTCCACTGAAGTTCCTGAATCTGACTCAATGAAGAACTTAGAGACTAAGTCTAAGTCAACACTGTCTATTCAATTGTTAGGTATACGCTTATGTGCTCCAGAGAAATTTGATGACCTTCAAAGTGAGACTGAAAACCTTTACTTGAACACTGAGCGGACTAGAGTTATGAAGGAAGGAGATGCAGCACAGTTGTTATATTACTTCCAAAGGCAACATTTTATAAATCCTGCATTCTTTTACTTGGTTCAACTTGATGTTGAGGATAAGATAACCAACATTTTTTGGGCTGATGACAATATGATTATTGACTATGGACTCTTTGGTGATGTTGTTTGCCTAGATACATCATCCATAAGAAACAAGGATTCTCGTCCCTTTGTGCTGTTCGTTGGTCTAAATCATCACCGACAGGTAGTAGTTTTTGGTGCTGCCTTGCTATATGATGACACTGTTGATACGTTCAAATGgctatttcaaacttttgttgAGACGATGTCTGGTAAGAAAccaaaattcattctctcaGATCAAGATGCAACAATTGTGCAAGCTATTCATGCTTTATTACCAGAAACAAACCATTTTATATGTGCCTGGCAAATGTATCTGATTGCTCTTAAGCATCTGCGTCATTTAATAAGTGATCATGATTCATTTGCAACTGACTTTAGAAATTGCATCCTTTCTCACGAGCAAGAGGATGAGTTTATCCAAGCATGGgattcgatgttagaaaaacaTGGTCTGCATCAAAATTCATGGTTGAAATGGATGTttagagaaaaagaaaaatgggcTGCAACATATGGTAGAAATACTTTCTTCATCGAAAGCAATGCCAAACATCTAGTTGAGCAGATGTCTGATAAATTCAGGAGTTACTTGAGCCCTGACCTTGACGTGCTTCAGTTTTTAAAGCACTTTGAGAGCATGGTTAATGAACTAAAGTACAGTGAAATAGAAGCAGCTTTTCAAACACAAAGACAGGCTCCGGTTTTGATGGCTAATGCTGTTTTGCTGAAGCATCCCAGTGATATTTATACTCCAAAAGCATTTGAAGTATTTCAGAGGGAATATGAGAAGTGTTTAAACATAATCATTAACAAAAGTGGTGAGCAAGATTCGAAATTCGATTACAAAGTTAGAACGTATGGGAAGTCTAAAGACTTTTCGGTTGTGTATAATTCTCTTGATGGCACAGTTTCTTGCAACTGTCTGAAGTTTGAGCATGTGGGGTTTCTGTGTAGTCATGCTCTGAAAGTGCTTGATCATCACAATATAAAGGTTGTTCCTTCTTGTTACATCTTAAAGAGATGGACAAATGATGCGAGGATGTTACCTGTTAGAGAAGATTATAGTTATTCAGAAGAGGATAACAGAAAGATGATTGCTACCCGCTATAAGGATCTATGTCgcaatataattaaaatatctgCTAGAGCTGCTGAATCTGACCCGGCATTTGAATTTGCTGCTAGACAACTTGATGAAGTGATGCAAGGGGTTGAAAGAATTTTCAATTTCAAATCATTTGAGAATATTAGAGGCACTTTTGCTTCTgaaaatgctccagctgttgtTGGTTTAGATAGAAATGATTTTGGGCATCAGGTTGCTAATGTATTGCAAGAAACGGTTGAAACAGAAAGTATGGTTCCTGACACAGATCAACTGAATCATTATGATGAACAAGTACCTAGTGCCAGTGGAGGGCTCGATGTTCGCTCATCTCCGTCGCGTGCTGTTTTATCTGTTGCAAGTGCCCCTTCAGCATATATTTCATCTCCCATTCCAGCACCTACGCTGAGTTCAATTACACAG GGTTTGTACTCTATCGAAGCAAATCATGGGGTTCAGAGAATGTATCAAACATCAAATTTAGCAATCAGCCATCAACCTAATCCTAACATGTATGAACCACAGGCTTTTTACTCTAACCAACATTCTCCCACCCATTCTCATATCCTACAG GAGTCCCTGATTTGTAACCAATTCCAAGACTCCATGTCAAATGGCACTCAACTCAAACAG GTGGTGGATGATGGTCAACTCACGCATTCATCTTCTTTCATGCATTATAGTCGCAGATACCGAGCTGCTGATGTATAA